A region of Micromonospora chokoriensis DNA encodes the following proteins:
- a CDS encoding SGNH/GDSL hydrolase family protein, with translation MRKSRLVTLALSLATALGTTLTLAAPAQAAPADHYVALGDSYSSGVGAGSYTAESGSCQRSTNAYPALYNANVRPASYRSVACSGATTTSVVNTQLSALSATTTLVSVSVGGNDVGFATIMTTCVLYGTTECVNAVQAAENKARADLGNLLATVYNGIRTRAPSARVVVVGYPVFYQLGTTCLGLSATSRAKINEGINLVDDIIKNSAQAAGFTFADVRSQFVGHQLCSYGEKWLHALNITNIGVSYHPTAAGQTSGYYPVFRSVAG, from the coding sequence GTGCGGAAATCCCGTCTGGTAACCCTCGCCCTGAGCCTGGCCACGGCCCTGGGCACCACCCTCACCCTGGCAGCGCCCGCCCAGGCCGCTCCCGCCGACCACTACGTCGCCCTCGGCGACTCCTACTCCTCAGGGGTGGGCGCCGGCAGCTACACCGCCGAAAGCGGGTCGTGTCAACGCAGCACCAACGCCTACCCGGCGCTGTACAACGCCAACGTGCGACCCGCGTCGTACCGCTCGGTCGCCTGCTCCGGCGCCACCACCACGAGCGTCGTCAACACCCAACTCAGCGCGCTCAGTGCCACCACCACCCTGGTCAGCGTCTCGGTCGGCGGCAACGACGTCGGGTTCGCCACCATCATGACCACCTGCGTGCTGTACGGAACCACCGAGTGTGTCAACGCCGTCCAGGCCGCCGAGAACAAGGCCCGCGCCGACCTCGGCAACCTGCTGGCCACCGTCTACAACGGAATCCGCACCCGCGCGCCCTCGGCCCGGGTGGTGGTCGTCGGCTATCCGGTCTTCTACCAACTGGGCACGACGTGCCTCGGGCTCAGCGCCACCTCGCGCGCGAAGATCAACGAGGGCATCAACCTGGTGGACGACATCATCAAGAACTCTGCCCAGGCCGCCGGCTTCACCTTCGCCGACGTCCGCTCGCAGTTCGTCGGACACCAACTGTGCAGCTACGGCGAGAAGTGGCTGCACGCCCTCAACATCACGAACATCGGTGTCTCCTACCACCCGACCGCGGCCGGTCAGACCAGCGGCTACTACCCGGTCTTCCGCTCCGTCGCCGGCTGA
- a CDS encoding MFS transporter, which translates to MTPEVSPRRARAVLVALSLGAFAFITTELLPVGLLTHIAPDLDRSRSQVGLLVSGYAIVVVLASVPLARLTQRIPRRHLLGVTMLLFAAGNATAALAPTYDVLAGSRLVTALAQALFWSVATATVTGPFPVAVRGRVVALFAAGATLAPVLGVPLGTWLGQQAGWRVAFAVLAGVGLVTAAAVVVLLPSYPPAAGGAARGTAPDGRRFLRLLIATALGIGGFMTLQTYVTPFLLDVSRFGDAMLAPLLFVSGAAGVVGTLAAARTLDRWPIVSMLTPLSIGTASLFGLYALGGLRPGVVVLLAGIGLGYAAFGSGVQNRMLHLAPGSTDIASAGVSTAFNAGICGGSLLGGALLSTSGARPLAFVGGLLTLTALALLAVDARRGHASPAPTGVDLGTSPATVGHTARRSD; encoded by the coding sequence ATGACGCCGGAGGTGTCACCGCGCCGGGCCAGAGCCGTGCTCGTCGCACTCTCGCTCGGCGCGTTCGCGTTCATCACCACCGAGCTGCTGCCCGTCGGCCTGCTGACGCACATCGCTCCCGACCTCGACCGCTCCCGGTCCCAGGTGGGTCTGCTGGTCAGCGGGTACGCCATCGTGGTCGTGCTGGCCTCCGTACCGCTGGCCCGGCTGACCCAGCGGATCCCCCGGCGTCACCTGCTCGGTGTCACGATGCTCCTGTTCGCCGCCGGCAACGCCACCGCCGCGCTCGCCCCGACCTACGACGTGCTCGCCGGCTCCCGTCTCGTGACCGCCCTCGCCCAGGCGCTGTTCTGGTCCGTCGCCACGGCGACGGTGACCGGGCCGTTCCCCGTCGCGGTGCGCGGCCGGGTGGTGGCGCTGTTCGCCGCCGGGGCGACGCTCGCCCCGGTGCTCGGCGTGCCCCTGGGCACCTGGCTCGGGCAGCAGGCCGGGTGGCGGGTGGCGTTCGCGGTGCTGGCCGGGGTGGGTCTGGTCACCGCCGCGGCGGTGGTCGTCCTCCTTCCCTCCTATCCCCCGGCCGCCGGCGGCGCTGCCCGGGGCACGGCACCGGACGGCCGACGCTTCCTCCGGTTGTTGATCGCGACGGCGCTCGGCATCGGCGGCTTCATGACCCTGCAGACGTACGTCACACCGTTCCTGCTGGACGTGAGCCGCTTCGGCGACGCGATGCTGGCACCGCTGCTGTTCGTCTCCGGCGCCGCCGGCGTCGTCGGCACCCTGGCGGCGGCGCGGACCCTGGACCGCTGGCCGATCGTCTCCATGCTGACGCCGCTGAGCATCGGCACCGCCTCGCTGTTCGGTCTGTACGCGCTCGGCGGGCTCCGACCCGGCGTGGTGGTTCTCCTCGCCGGAATCGGTCTCGGCTACGCGGCGTTCGGCTCCGGCGTGCAGAACCGGATGCTGCACCTCGCGCCGGGTAGCACCGACATCGCCTCGGCCGGTGTCAGTACCGCGTTCAACGCCGGCATCTGCGGTGGTTCACTGCTCGGCGGTGCTCTCCTGTCGACCTCGGGGGCGCGCCCACTGGCATTCGTCGGCGGGCTGTTGACGCTGACCGCTCTCGCCCTGCTCGCCGTCGACGCGCGGCGGGGCCACGCCTCGCCAGCGCCGACCGGGGTCGATCTGGGCACCAGCCCCGCGACAGTCGGGCACACGGCTCGGCGCTCCGACTGA
- a CDS encoding RNA polymerase sigma factor, which yields MDLEDIYRAEYGRCVATVVRVLGDIDLAEEAVQDAFAIALEKWQVTPPNPGAWIVTTARNRAIDRLRRESTREARHAQALLLSQHDEPHEVGPVKDDQLRLIFTCCHPALAPDARTALTLRLLGGLDVPEIARAYLVQETTVAQRIVRAKRKIRDAAIPYRVPAAHELPDRLPPVLTVLYLMFNEGYTSTAGPLIKTDLCAEAIRLARELAALMPDQPEVVGLLALLLLTEARRAARLSPTGDLVLLADQDRSLWDRGLVAEGHDLVRRCLRLDRPGPYQIQAAINAVHTDGAATDWRQVLALYDQLLALTPTPVVALNRAVAVAEVYGPTVALAALEEVHLPGYHRLPATRAELLTRLGRDADARVAYDEALALVTNEIECAHLRTRRAALAPTG from the coding sequence ATGGATCTGGAAGACATCTACCGCGCCGAGTACGGGCGCTGCGTCGCCACAGTGGTCCGCGTCCTGGGTGACATCGACCTCGCCGAGGAGGCGGTCCAGGACGCCTTCGCCATCGCGCTTGAGAAGTGGCAGGTCACACCGCCGAACCCGGGCGCCTGGATCGTGACGACAGCCCGCAACCGGGCGATCGACCGGTTGCGTCGGGAATCGACCCGCGAGGCCCGACACGCCCAGGCGCTGCTCCTGAGCCAACACGACGAGCCGCACGAGGTGGGGCCGGTGAAGGACGATCAGCTGCGGCTCATCTTCACCTGCTGCCACCCGGCGCTCGCCCCCGACGCGCGTACCGCTCTCACGCTCCGCCTGCTCGGCGGTCTCGACGTACCGGAGATTGCCCGGGCGTACCTGGTCCAGGAGACGACCGTCGCCCAGCGGATCGTGCGTGCCAAGCGGAAGATCCGCGACGCCGCCATCCCCTACCGGGTGCCGGCCGCACACGAGTTGCCGGACCGGTTGCCGCCCGTGCTCACGGTGCTCTATCTGATGTTCAACGAGGGCTACACGTCCACCGCCGGGCCGTTGATCAAGACCGATTTGTGCGCCGAGGCGATCCGACTCGCCCGCGAACTGGCCGCGCTGATGCCCGACCAGCCGGAGGTGGTGGGTCTGCTCGCCCTGCTGCTGCTGACCGAGGCACGCCGTGCGGCGCGGCTCAGCCCCACCGGCGACCTGGTGCTGTTGGCTGACCAGGACCGGTCACTGTGGGACCGGGGACTCGTCGCCGAGGGCCACGACCTGGTCCGCCGATGCCTGCGGCTCGACCGACCCGGGCCGTACCAGATCCAGGCCGCGATCAACGCTGTGCACACCGACGGCGCCGCCACCGACTGGCGGCAGGTCCTGGCACTGTACGACCAGCTTCTCGCGCTCACGCCGACCCCGGTCGTCGCGCTCAACCGGGCGGTCGCCGTCGCCGAGGTGTACGGGCCGACGGTGGCCCTGGCCGCGCTGGAGGAGGTGCACCTCCCGGGCTACCACCGGCTGCCCGCCACCCGCGCTGAGTTGCTGACCCGGCTCGGCCGCGACGCCGACGCCCGTGTCGCCTACGACGAGGCCCTGGCGCTGGTCACCAACGAGATCGAATGCGCCCACCTGCGGACGCGCCGCGCCGCGCTCGCACCCACAGGCTGA
- a CDS encoding discoidin domain-containing protein yields the protein MDDLGASRTLDRVRLTWEAAYARTYQIQVSPDNATWSTVHTTTTGDGGVDDIAISATGRYLRVHGTQRALPAYGYSLWELEVHGS from the coding sequence GTGGACGACCTCGGCGCGTCTCGCACCCTGGACCGGGTCCGGCTGACCTGGGAGGCGGCGTACGCACGGACGTACCAGATCCAGGTCTCCCCGGACAACGCCACCTGGTCGACGGTCCACACCACGACCACCGGCGACGGTGGTGTGGACGACATCGCCATTTCGGCCACCGGTCGCTACCTGCGCGTCCACGGCACCCAACGGGCCCTGCCCGCGTACGGCTACTCGCTGTGGGAGTTGGAGGTCCACGGCAGCTGA
- a CDS encoding ABC transporter substrate-binding protein: MKTVFVKAGLCLVLASAGCADAGTATPAAQSHLAAPIHLTNCGLPVSVTAPPQRAIALEQNATEIMLSLGLADRMIGTSYQTDPVLPDLRQAYEKVPVLAKLYPSREAVRAANPDFVYSTYTSAYAPDAAGPRADLATLGVPAYLSEFACEKPADATQTVTFDGIFEEIRDIASVFGVPERAEKVIHDQQSRLDEARGAAPTAAPGAGPSLLWYYSGTNTPYVAGHGGVPDAISSLLGVRNAFTDASQKWPAGNWEEIAKRNPDVIVLADLTRGGDGDSAQSKIDFLRRNPVTSKLDAVVAGRFVTVPGSSMDPSVRSVQAAQLVGASLHGTAR; this comes from the coding sequence ATGAAAACCGTTTTCGTTAAGGCGGGGCTGTGTCTGGTGCTGGCCAGCGCGGGATGCGCCGACGCTGGAACCGCCACACCGGCCGCGCAGAGCCACCTGGCCGCCCCGATCCACCTGACCAACTGCGGGCTACCCGTCAGCGTCACCGCGCCACCCCAGCGGGCGATCGCGCTGGAACAGAACGCCACCGAGATCATGCTCAGCCTCGGTCTCGCCGACCGGATGATCGGCACCAGCTACCAGACCGACCCGGTGCTTCCCGACCTGCGCCAGGCGTACGAGAAGGTGCCGGTGCTGGCGAAGCTCTATCCGTCGCGCGAGGCGGTCCGCGCGGCGAACCCGGATTTCGTCTACTCGACCTACACCTCCGCGTACGCCCCGGACGCCGCAGGTCCACGTGCCGACCTGGCCACCCTCGGTGTACCGGCGTACCTCTCCGAGTTCGCGTGCGAGAAACCGGCGGACGCGACCCAGACGGTCACCTTCGACGGGATCTTCGAGGAGATCCGCGACATCGCCAGCGTCTTCGGAGTTCCGGAGCGGGCCGAGAAGGTGATCCACGACCAGCAGAGTCGTCTGGACGAGGCCCGCGGCGCGGCGCCGACGGCCGCGCCGGGCGCCGGCCCGTCACTTCTCTGGTACTACTCCGGCACGAACACCCCGTACGTGGCCGGGCACGGCGGAGTTCCGGACGCGATCAGTTCGCTGCTGGGTGTCCGCAACGCGTTCACCGATGCCAGCCAGAAGTGGCCCGCCGGCAACTGGGAGGAGATCGCCAAACGAAATCCGGACGTGATCGTGCTGGCGGACCTGACCAGGGGCGGCGACGGCGACAGCGCCCAATCGAAGATCGATTTCCTGCGCCGCAACCCGGTGACGTCGAAGCTGGACGCGGTGGTCGCCGGACGTTTCGTCACGGTGCCCGGCTCGTCGATGGATCCGTCGGTCCGCAGCGTCCAGGCGGCGCAGCTGGTCGGCGCCAGCCTGCACGGGACGGCCCGATGA
- a CDS encoding class I SAM-dependent methyltransferase, with protein sequence MTPPTGTDVVALDQSAARRLLDLWNAQQSAYVAHRDLRFDAMADVVRLHCPEDLTILDLACGPGAISDRMLAEFPLATSVAVDYDPILLQVARHAVGRYAGRAEVHDVDLVVDGWEEALTGRQVDAVLTSTALHWLAPEQLLRVYTTVARLLPAGGVLLNADHLRYDESAPALRDIAHRHDAQVQRETFAAGALTYSAWYAEAARHPELAGLTAERDRRFADRPPQAPASLEFHLAALRTAGFAEVGTVWQYLDDYVVFARR encoded by the coding sequence ATGACCCCGCCGACCGGCACCGACGTCGTCGCGCTGGACCAGTCGGCCGCCCGGCGTCTACTCGACCTCTGGAACGCGCAGCAGTCCGCCTATGTGGCCCACCGCGACCTGCGGTTCGATGCGATGGCCGACGTGGTGCGACTGCACTGCCCGGAGGATCTCACCATCCTGGATCTGGCCTGTGGTCCCGGTGCGATCAGCGACCGGATGCTGGCCGAGTTTCCACTGGCCACCTCCGTCGCGGTCGACTACGACCCGATCCTTCTGCAGGTGGCGCGGCATGCCGTGGGCCGGTACGCCGGGCGGGCCGAGGTCCACGACGTCGACCTGGTGGTCGACGGCTGGGAGGAGGCGCTGACCGGACGGCAGGTCGACGCCGTGCTCACCTCGACGGCACTGCACTGGCTCGCGCCGGAGCAACTGCTGCGCGTCTACACCACAGTGGCGCGGCTACTGCCCGCCGGTGGCGTGCTGCTCAACGCCGACCACCTCCGCTACGACGAATCGGCGCCCGCCCTGCGCGACATCGCCCACCGGCATGACGCGCAGGTGCAGCGGGAGACTTTCGCCGCCGGAGCGCTCACCTACTCCGCGTGGTACGCCGAGGCGGCCCGACATCCGGAACTGGCCGGGCTGACCGCCGAGCGGGATCGGCGGTTCGCCGACCGGCCGCCGCAGGCCCCGGCCTCACTGGAATTCCACCTCGCGGCCCTCCGCACGGCAGGCTTCGCCGAGGTCGGCACAGTCTGGCAGTACCTCGACGACTACGTGGTGTTCGCCCGTCGATGA
- a CDS encoding FecCD family ABC transporter permease, with the protein MPKLGRYVLPLAFLLLLVTIAAAVSVGSADLPVDSVLRAVASHVGLPVQPLPALPDSIVWDLRLPRVLLAALVGAGLAVCGAVLQALTRNPLADPFLLGVSSGASTGAVAVLVLGIRIGAGPLDLTTGAFVGSMAAFGAVLLLAGRRAGEPTRIVLAGVAVSQLFSAVTSLIVISDAHTQDTRSVTFWLLGSLTAASWQAVALSAVVVGLGVLVCWTSAPALDAFAFGTDTARSLGFSPGRTRLLLFSVTALMAAALVAASGAIGFVGLTVPHAVRFLLGTRHRTLLPTCAVIGAIFLIWADTVARTVFSPQELPVGVLTALLGVPVFALVMRRRTGTP; encoded by the coding sequence GTGCCCAAACTCGGTCGGTACGTTCTGCCGCTGGCCTTTCTCCTGCTGCTGGTCACCATCGCGGCGGCGGTCAGCGTGGGCTCGGCCGATCTGCCCGTGGACAGCGTCCTGCGGGCGGTGGCCAGCCATGTGGGCCTGCCGGTCCAGCCCTTACCGGCGTTGCCGGACAGCATCGTGTGGGACCTCCGGCTGCCCCGGGTGCTGCTGGCCGCACTGGTCGGCGCCGGTCTGGCGGTGTGCGGCGCGGTGCTACAGGCGCTCACGCGTAATCCGCTGGCCGACCCTTTCCTGCTCGGTGTGTCGTCCGGCGCCTCAACCGGCGCGGTGGCGGTGCTGGTCCTCGGCATCCGGATCGGCGCCGGCCCGCTCGATCTGACCACCGGCGCGTTCGTCGGCAGCATGGCCGCGTTCGGCGCGGTCCTGCTGCTGGCCGGTCGGCGGGCCGGCGAGCCAACCCGGATCGTTCTCGCCGGGGTGGCCGTCTCGCAGCTCTTCAGCGCGGTGACCAGCTTGATCGTGATCTCGGACGCGCACACCCAGGACACTCGTAGCGTCACGTTCTGGCTGCTCGGGTCGCTGACGGCGGCGTCCTGGCAGGCGGTGGCGCTGAGCGCCGTGGTTGTCGGGCTCGGCGTGCTGGTCTGCTGGACCAGTGCGCCGGCGCTGGACGCGTTCGCGTTCGGCACCGATACCGCTCGTTCGCTCGGCTTTTCTCCCGGGCGTACCCGGCTGTTGCTGTTCAGCGTCACAGCCCTGATGGCGGCCGCGCTGGTCGCCGCGAGCGGTGCCATCGGCTTCGTCGGGCTGACCGTGCCGCACGCCGTCCGGTTCCTGCTCGGCACCCGGCATCGCACGTTGCTGCCCACCTGCGCGGTGATCGGCGCGATCTTCCTGATCTGGGCGGACACTGTGGCGAGGACGGTCTTCTCGCCACAGGAACTGCCGGTGGGCGTGCTCACCGCGCTGCTCGGGGTGCCAGTGTTCGCGCTGGTCATGCGACGTCGGACGGGCACACCATGA
- a CDS encoding ABC transporter ATP-binding protein, which produces MDSDGRAAGGAGEARPGGDQYRAGASPARLHADGVGWGVAGARILAGVALTAEPGVTVGLLGPNGSGKSSLLRLLAGLARPESGRVLLDDVAVGAIPRRALARRIAVVTQQVATDVEMSALEVVLLGRIPYRPRIAGVGAADLDLARRALAEAGLAGFEQRRWSSLSGGERQRVDLARALVQEPDLLLLDEPTNHLDIRHQLELLRFLAESTSTVVVTLHDLNLAARYCDRLVLLCEGRVVAAGTPVEVLTSSRIEQVYRVRTDVVIAPDGRPRVWYRRPSP; this is translated from the coding sequence GTGGACAGCGATGGCCGGGCAGCCGGCGGTGCCGGAGAGGCCCGGCCAGGCGGTGACCAGTACCGGGCTGGAGCCTCGCCGGCGCGGCTGCACGCGGACGGGGTCGGGTGGGGTGTCGCCGGCGCACGCATCCTGGCCGGGGTGGCGCTCACCGCCGAGCCGGGCGTCACGGTCGGGCTGCTCGGGCCGAACGGCTCCGGCAAGTCGAGCCTGCTGCGGCTACTGGCCGGACTGGCCCGACCGGAGTCCGGGAGGGTGCTGCTCGACGATGTTGCGGTAGGGGCGATACCCCGACGTGCCCTCGCTCGGCGGATCGCGGTGGTCACCCAACAGGTCGCCACCGATGTGGAGATGTCCGCACTGGAGGTGGTTCTGCTGGGCCGGATCCCGTACCGGCCGCGCATTGCCGGGGTCGGCGCCGCAGACCTTGACCTGGCACGGCGCGCTCTCGCCGAGGCCGGTCTGGCCGGCTTCGAGCAGCGGCGCTGGTCCAGCCTGTCCGGCGGCGAGCGGCAGCGGGTGGACCTGGCCCGTGCCCTGGTGCAGGAACCGGATCTGCTGCTGCTCGACGAGCCGACGAACCATCTGGACATCCGGCACCAACTGGAGCTGCTGCGGTTCCTCGCCGAGTCGACCAGCACCGTCGTGGTGACCCTGCACGATCTCAATCTGGCCGCCCGGTACTGCGACCGGTTGGTGCTTTTGTGCGAGGGCCGGGTGGTCGCGGCGGGTACGCCCGTCGAGGTTCTCACCTCAAGCCGGATCGAGCAGGTCTATCGGGTACGAACGGACGTCGTCATCGCCCCTGACGGGCGGCCCCGAGTCTGGTACCGCAGGCCCTCGCCGTAG
- a CDS encoding GNAT family N-acetyltransferase, protein MERTLADILEAATHGDFPPSDGGTTVVAQPSRRDAGVIAFTGHSVVFTDEDPQWVRRTVAAVECDPLAATMNPRFLGALLDRTRRSMDTIDLLTVASCLNGAPPLQLTELTEADHPREVRARRRRDDVRVWAAEGGVIVLGRGVAGRWEVAIEVDDEHRHRGLGRALATAARHLVPDGRPVWSQQAVGNARSVRAFQAAGFRPVGSEALLLAA, encoded by the coding sequence ATGGAGCGTACGTTGGCGGACATCCTGGAGGCGGCGACACACGGGGACTTCCCGCCGTCGGACGGCGGGACCACAGTGGTCGCGCAACCGAGCCGCCGCGACGCCGGGGTCATCGCCTTCACCGGCCACTCGGTGGTGTTCACCGACGAGGACCCCCAATGGGTACGCCGTACGGTGGCCGCTGTCGAGTGCGACCCGTTGGCGGCCACGATGAATCCGCGCTTCCTGGGTGCTCTGCTCGACCGCACCCGGCGGTCCATGGACACCATCGACCTGCTGACCGTGGCGAGCTGCCTCAACGGGGCTCCGCCACTGCAGCTGACCGAGCTGACCGAGGCTGATCATCCGCGCGAGGTCAGGGCCCGTCGGCGTCGTGACGACGTGCGCGTCTGGGCCGCCGAGGGTGGGGTGATCGTTCTCGGCCGAGGGGTGGCCGGCCGCTGGGAGGTGGCGATCGAGGTCGACGACGAGCATCGCCACCGGGGCCTGGGGAGAGCGCTGGCGACAGCGGCCCGGCATCTGGTGCCGGACGGTCGACCGGTCTGGTCCCAGCAGGCCGTCGGCAACGCGCGCAGTGTGCGCGCCTTCCAGGCGGCCGGGTTCCGGCCGGTGGGTTCCGAAGCTCTGCTCCTCGCGGCGTAG